A section of the Triticum dicoccoides isolate Atlit2015 ecotype Zavitan chromosome 7A, WEW_v2.0, whole genome shotgun sequence genome encodes:
- the LOC119333018 gene encoding G-type lectin S-receptor-like serine/threonine-protein kinase LECRK2 — MHALLPRLALLCLAAQQTGLLPVAMARTNLTVGDALTPPGYITSPSGGFAFGFRALDSDPTKFILATWFHLGDDGSSSQPQSVVWFAKKTTMGDTPIATNESVLSVTADGHLTLTDGSGQELWRAPTPSMQRGSVLALSDSGNARFLGGDGDTVLWESFQYPTDTLLPGQPLAPSPGSPLGGYLFSKRADAEFATGRFSLAAQPDGNVVLCIDLFTGHIQHNSYWATNTYGSGDNTTVTLDDRGFLNYTLHDGTIHSLISPPASSSGSHGGDYLHFARMDTDGIVRTYTRPRNGGGNTPWTVSGALPGDGGCTKITSLRQGLCGPGSYCVETRDRLSCLCPSGYTYVDAQHTDSGCTPELEPHSSCGGENGGSDEFSFVEMPNTTWEISLYHKKYPSVTEEQCRSYCLSHCYCAAALMINGSDCAEVGALTYGRRADDITTTTLIKVRKGNAPYTDGPSAATRKMLRPYKIATLCVSGLLLITISGLVARRYLVGDGDSQRPLNYGVRAFSWKELHQATNGFQKLLGKGSFGEVYKGTIRSPQPHPIAVKKLIDSNEYSEQEFTNEVQSIGQIHHRNLVRMIGYCKEGKHRMLVFEFMPGGSLRGALFVNQERRPPWCWRAEAALAIARGLEYLHDGCSAPVIHCDIKPDNILLDDHGVPRITDFGISKLLGSQQVHTTVTHIRGTRGYIAPEWLRSEARVDTKADVYSFGVVLLEMICCRRCQERVVQDNLPTGTVDDDETVTLFGWAAQLVVARRTELMLDGDAEVETVEDVEKVEQFARVALWCIEPNPQLRPTMHQVVQMLETRNGAQIQALPDPPNCYVESSPLIPQLKD, encoded by the coding sequence ATGCACGCGCTGCTGCCCCGCCTTGCTCTCCTCTGCCTCGCCGCCCAGCAAACCGGTCTGCTGCCGGTGGCCATGGCGCGAACCAACCTGACCGTGGGAGACGCCCTGACGCCGCCCGGGTACATCACCAGCCCGTCCGGCGGCTTCGCCTTCGGCTTCCGCGCCCTCGACTCCGACCCGACCAAGTTCATCCTCGCCACGTGGTTCCACCTCGGGGACGACGGCAGCTCCTCCCAGCCGCAGTCTGTAGTGTGGTTTGCGAAAAAGACGACCATGGGCGACACGCCGATCGCCACCAACGAGTCCGTCCTCAGCGTCACGGCCGACGGCCACCTCACGCTCACCGACGGCAGCGGCCAGGAGCTGTGGAGGGCCCCGACCCCCAGCATGCAACGCGGGTCCGTGCTCGCGCTGAGCGACTCTGGCAATGCTCGGTTCCTCGGCGGCGACGGGGACACCGTGCTCTGGGAGAGCTTCCAGTACCCGACGGACACGCTGCTGCCCGGGCAGCCCCTGGCTCCGTCGCCAGGGTCCCCGCTCGGGGGGTATCTCTTCTCCAAGCGCGCGGACGCGGAGTTCGCCACGGGGCGGTTCAGCCTGGCGGCCCAGCCCGACGGCAACGTCGTCCTCTGCATCGACCTCTTCACCGGTCACATACAGCACAACTCCTACTGGGCCACCAACACGTACGGCTCCGGCGACAACACGACCGTCACCCTGGACGACCGGGGCTTTCTCAACTACACGCTTCACGATGGCACCATTCACAGCTTGATTTCGCCGCCGGCGAGCAGCTCCGGCAGCCATGGCGGCGACTACCTGCACTTCGCCAGGATGGACACTGACGGCATCGTCCGTACCTACACCCGCCCTAGAAACGGCGGCGGAAACACGCCTTGGACGGTGTCGGGAGCGCTCCCCGGCGACGGAGGCTGCACCAAGATAACGTCCTTGAGGCAGGGCCTGTGCGGCCCAGGGTCTTACTGCGTGGAGACCAGAGATCGGCTCAGCTGCCTGTGCCCGAGCGGGTACACTTACGTGGACGCGCAGCACACCGACAGCGGCTGCACGCCGGAGTTGGAGCCGCACAGCAGCTGCGGCGGGGAGAACGGCGGCTCCGACGAGTTCTCGTTCGTCGAGATGCCCAACACCACCTGGGAGATTTCGCTGTACCACAAGAAGTACCCGTCGGTCACGGAGGAGCAGTGCAGGAGCTACTGCCTCAGCCACTGCTACTGCGCGGCCGCGCTGATGATCAACGGATCCGACTGCGCAGAGGTGGGGGCGCTCACGTACGGCCGGCGGGCGGACGACATCACGACGACGACGCTGATCAAAGTGCGCAAGGGGAATGCTCCTTACACGGATGGACCGTCGGCGGCAACGAGAAAGATGCTACGTCCCTACAAGATCGCCACCCTTTGCGTCTCCGGCCTCCTGTTGATCACCATCAGCGGCCTCGTGGCACGGCGCTACCTCGTCGGGGACGGCGATAGCCAGCGGCCATTGAACTATGGCGTGAGAGCGTTCAGCTGGAAAGAGCTACACCAAGCCACCAACGGCTTTCAGAAACTGTTGGGCAAAGGGAGCTTCGGGGAGGTCTACAAAGGGACGATAAGATCGCCGCAGCCACACCCCATTGCGGTGAAGAAGCTCATCGACTCCAACGAGTACAGCGAGCAGGAGTTCACCAACGAGGTGCAGTCCATCGGGCAGATCCACCACCGGAACCTGGTCCGTATGATCGGCTACTGCAAAGAAGGCAAGCATCGGATGCTGGTCTTCGAGTTCATGCCTGGCGGGTCGCTACGTGGAGCCCTCTTCGTCAACCAAGAGAGGCGGCCTCCATGGTGCTGGCGTGCCGAGGCCGCCCTGGCCATCGCCCGGGGGCTCGAGTACCTCCACGACGGCTGCAGCGCCCCGGTCATCCACTGCGACATTAAGCCTGACAACATCCTGCTAGACGACCACGGCGTCCCGAGGATCACCGACTTCGGGATCTCCAAGCTGCTGGGGAGCCAGCAAGTGCACACCACGGTGACCCATATCAGGGGCACCAGAGGGTACATCGCGCCCGAGTGGCTCCGCAGCGAAGCGCGCGTCGACACCAAGGCGGACGTGTACAGTTTCGGTGTTGTGCTGCTGGAGATGATCTGCTGCCGGAGGTGCCAGGAGCGTGTGGTGCAGGACAACCTGCCGACGGGCACAGTAGATGACGATGAGACGGTCACGCTGTTCGGCTGGGCGGCGCAGCTAGTGGTCGCGCGAAGGACGGAGCTGATGCTAGACGGCGATGCGGAGGTTGAGACCGTAGAGGACGTGGAGAAGGTAGAGCAGTTCGCGCGCGTGGCGCTCTGGTGCATCGAGCCGAACCCGCAGCTGCGGCCGACCATGCACCAAGTGGTGCAGATGCTGGAGACCAGGAACGGGGCTCAGATTCAGGCACTGCCTGACCCTCCAAACTGCTACGTAGAATCCTCACCTCTAATTCCTCAGCTCAAAGATTGA